A window of Zingiber officinale cultivar Zhangliang chromosome 5A, Zo_v1.1, whole genome shotgun sequence contains these coding sequences:
- the LOC121979948 gene encoding jacalin-related lectin 3-like: MTIVDSLEISYVVHGNEVKTHRIGGSGGQSHEFKLLPVEYINSVVGSVKTFRGETCIAKLEFKTNLGKKYGPLGKGGGIEFTVPVVEGQIVGFFGQSGSFLNGIGVYLAPN, encoded by the exons ATGACCATCGTCGACAGTTTGGAGATCTCCTACGTTGTTCACGGGAATGAAGTCAAAACACACCGAATAGGCGGCAGTGGTGGTCAATCCCACGAG TTCAAACTACTTCCTGTTGAATATATCAACTCAGTGGTTGGGTCCGTCAAAACTTTTCGTGGAGAAACTTGTATTGCTAAGCTCGAATTTAAGACCAACTTGGGGAAGAAGTATGGACCTTTAGGGAAAGGAGGTGGCATTGAGTTCACTGTTCCAGTCGTGGAGGGTCAAATTGTTGGATTCTTTGGCCAATCCGGAAGTTTTCTAAATGGGATCGGAGTCTATTTGGCTCCTAATTAA